The DNA window GAGCGCGAGCCGGAAGATGCGCGCGTCGGGCTTGCAGGAGCGCGCCTCCTCGCTGGTCGTGATCGCGTCGACGTGCGCCTCGAGCCCGAGCCGGCTCCAGATCGCCGCGAGCTGGTCGTCGTCGATGTTGCTCACGATCGAGACGTGGAGGCCGCGCGCGCGCAGCCCCGAGAGCGTCTCGGCGGCGTCGGGCCGGGGCGCCACCTCGGGCTCGCCGAGGACCCGGCCCTGCGAGAAGCGGACGTCCTCGTCCGCGGGCTCCGCGGCGACGCCGAGGCTGCGCAGGAACCGGGCGTGGGCCTCGCCGAAGAGATCCCGGTGCAGGTAGTACGGGCGGCTCGCCCAGCTCGCCATCGTGGTCGCCATCGCGATCCGGTAGGCGCGCCGCAGCTCGTCGAGCGGCGCGGCGACGCCGCGGCCGCGCGCCATCTCCTCGAGCACCCGGTCGAAGTGGGCGTTGATCGAGCCGTAGCTGAAGAGGGTCCCGCCGAGGTCGAAGAACACCGCTCGATGACGCACGCGGACCTCCGGGGACGGCTCGGAACGGACCAGCGTAGCCAGCTCCTCGGAGAAGCCCAAACCCGCGTCACCATGAAGGTTTGACACGTTTCCGGGCTGCCCTATCCTGCGCAGCTCTCCGCGACCGGTTCCCCCCGGCGCGCAGTTCCCCGACTCTGCGGCCCGACGCGCTCCAGCCGGTCTCCCACCGCCCTGGCGCCCCTCTCCGGCCGACCCCTGCGGGGGGAGGTGCCCGATGCTCCAGCTCGACACGATCGAGACCGGCAGCCGCGTGACCCACAAGAACACCGGCCTCCGCTACACGGTTGCGGACCTCGGCGAGGAGGAGGTCCTGCTCTCGCCCGACAACTCCGAGTTCCAGGACCTGCTCGTGCCGGTCGATCTGTTCCGCCAGGAGTTCATCGCGAGCGACCGCTACAGCGCCGGCCGCGGCCGCCCGCGTGCCCGCCGCCCCGCGGCCGCCGTGCCGACGGGTCCGAAGACCCGCGGCCGCATCAAGAAGATGGTCCGCGACCGCGGCTTCGGCTTCATCCGGGGAGACGACGGCAAGGAGGTCTTCTTCCACCGCTCCGGCCTGAACGCCGGCGACTACGACGCGCTCAACGAGGGCGACGCGGTCGAGTACGTGGTGCAGGAGGGCCCGCGCGGCGCACGCGCCGAGAACGTGCGCGCGGTGACGGACGCGCCCGCCCCCGCCACGGCCTAGTCCGAGCCGATCAGCGCGGCGTGGCGTCCGGGAGGCCGCCGTCCACGGGGAGCGTCGCTCCGGTGGTCGGCGTCTGGCGCGTCGCGAAGAAGACGACCGCGTTGGCGACGTGCTCGGGCGTGATGCGCGCCTTCAGCAGGTTGCGGTCGCGGTAGTAGGCCTCGAGTCCGGCCGCGTCGAGCCCGCGCGCGCGCATGCGCGCGGGCCCGACCTCCTGCCACAGGCCCGAGGGGCGCGCCGCGTCGCCGAACACGGCGTCGGGCGCCACCAGGTTCACGCGCACGTCCTGCGGCGCGAGCTCGAGGCTCGCGATCCGGGCGAGCTGGTGGGCGGCGGCCTTGGTGGCGCTGTAGGCGCCGAAGCCCGCGCCGGGCGCGAAGACGTTCTTCGTGGAGACGAGGACGACGTCGCCGCCGGTCGCCTGGGCGGCGAAGTGGCGCGCCGCCTCGCGCAGCAGGAGCAGCGTGCCTTCGAGGTTCACCTGCTCGAGCCGCCGGAAGGCGTCGAGCGAGAGCTCGGCGAGGGGCGCGACGTGGGCAGCGCCGGCGTTGGCGACCACGAGATCGACGCCGCCGAAGGCGAGCGCCGCCTCCGCGAACGCGGCCGACACCGAATCAGGATCGGTCACGTCGAGCGGAACCGCGGCGAGGCGCGGTCCGGCGTCCTTCGCGAGCTCTGCCGCGAGCGCGTCGAGTCGCGCGCCGGGGAGGTCGGTGGCCACGACGTGGCAGCCTTCGCGCAGCAGGCCGCGCACGATCCCGGCGCCGATCGCGCCCGCCGCGCCCGTGACGAGCGCCACCTCGGAGCCGAGCCGCGGCCGCACGGCCCGGCCGAGCTTCGCCTGCTCGAGCGCGTAGTACTCCATCTCGAAGAGATCGCGCTCGCAAAGCCCGGCGTAGCTGCCGCCGGCCCCGGCGATCCGGCGCTTCACCGCGAGCGTCTGGCGCGCGATGTCGCGCACCACGCCGGCGGCCTTCGCGTCGGGCCCCGCGCAGACGGCCCCGATCCCCGGCGCCAGCACGATGCGGGGCATCGGATCGGCGGGCCGGATGCCGGGCGGCAGGAGCGCGCGGTGGCGCTCGAGGTACGCCTCGTAGTCGCGCGCGTAGGCGGCCAGCGCGCCCCGCAGCCCGGGCAGCGCCTCGTCGTCGCGACCGCCGCCGTCCGGCAGCTCGAGCCAGAGGGGCAGCGCCTTCGTCCGGATCAGGTGGTCGGGGGTGAGGGGCGGCGTCAGCGCGAGCGGCCGGGCGCCCTCGGCGTCGACGAAGTCGAGCACCTCGCGCTCGAGGAGTGGGCGCAGGACGGTGCGGCGCCACGGACGGTCCGGGTCCCCGCTCGCGGTCGCGAGCGCGCCGCGCAGGAGCGGCGCGAGGCGCGCCATGCGCGCGCGGGCGGTCGCGAGCTCCGTGGGCGCTCCCCGCACCCGCAGGGGCCGCGTCTGGCGCCGCTCGGTC is part of the Deltaproteobacteria bacterium genome and encodes:
- a CDS encoding HAD family hydrolase, which gives rise to MRHRAVFFDLGGTLFSYGSINAHFDRVLEEMARGRGVAAPLDELRRAYRIAMATTMASWASRPYYLHRDLFGEAHARFLRSLGVAAEPADEDVRFSQGRVLGEPEVAPRPDAAETLSGLRARGLHVSIVSNIDDDQLAAIWSRLGLEAHVDAITTSEEARSCKPDARIFRLALEKAGDPAPESVLFVGDSPWHDVAGANALGMTSVLIGSPPPEGAPAPHHVIGSLRELLAIASG
- a CDS encoding cold shock domain-containing protein, with the protein product MLQLDTIETGSRVTHKNTGLRYTVADLGEEEVLLSPDNSEFQDLLVPVDLFRQEFIASDRYSAGRGRPRARRPAAAVPTGPKTRGRIKKMVRDRGFGFIRGDDGKEVFFHRSGLNAGDYDALNEGDAVEYVVQEGPRGARAENVRAVTDAPAPATA
- a CDS encoding bifunctional aldolase/short-chain dehydrogenase, coding for MESRWCESEARAAVERWGERHGEELALRVYSSRLLGADPALVLHGGGNTSSKGTHQTVLGEKVPALFVKASGYDLAAIVPEGLPATDLAWLRRLRAVETLDDEAMVNELRAALFDAAAATPSIETLMHAWLPARVVDHTHADAILALSNRADGEACLRDALGADAILLPYVKPGFDLARAAADAAEANPGATAMVLVQHGVFTWGETARESYERMIAVVDAAERWTERRQTRPLRVRGAPTELATARARMARLAPLLRGALATASGDPDRPWRRTVLRPLLEREVLDFVDAEGARPLALTPPLTPDHLIRTKALPLWLELPDGGGRDDEALPGLRGALAAYARDYEAYLERHRALLPPGIRPADPMPRIVLAPGIGAVCAGPDAKAAGVVRDIARQTLAVKRRIAGAGGSYAGLCERDLFEMEYYALEQAKLGRAVRPRLGSEVALVTGAAGAIGAGIVRGLLREGCHVVATDLPGARLDALAAELAKDAGPRLAAVPLDVTDPDSVSAAFAEAALAFGGVDLVVANAGAAHVAPLAELSLDAFRRLEQVNLEGTLLLLREAARHFAAQATGGDVVLVSTKNVFAPGAGFGAYSATKAAAHQLARIASLELAPQDVRVNLVAPDAVFGDAARPSGLWQEVGPARMRARGLDAAGLEAYYRDRNLLKARITPEHVANAVVFFATRQTPTTGATLPVDGGLPDATPR